One region of Limnospira fusiformis SAG 85.79 genomic DNA includes:
- a CDS encoding RNA-guided endonuclease InsQ/TnpB family protein, with amino-acid sequence MAKHAGYARFVFNWGLHLWRSAYEEGLKPNINSIKKVFTHYVKPQYPWMSELSSKVDQYAFINLGDAFKRFFKGISSYPKFKNKGHHDSFTLDNSGRPFNLSGTRHKLPFVGWVSTFEALPESWVKKVTITRQAGDWYMSFFVEITPEITPKYRERIGVDLGINNLATCSDGTQFSSPKAYKAATQKLAQLQRHLSRKVKGSKNWAKCLLKVQKLHQRVANIRRDTIHKITTFLAKNHSQVVIEDLNVSGMLKNHGLAGSIADASFYEFRRQLGYKAERYGSKLIIADRFYPSSQLCSNCGYRQKMPLVRRTFECPNCGLKIDRDLNASINLEKSPGSDDYTCGRGAADSPGRSKK; translated from the coding sequence ATGGCCAAACACGCGGGTTATGCTCGGTTCGTGTTTAATTGGGGATTACACTTATGGAGGTCAGCTTATGAAGAGGGACTCAAGCCTAATATCAACTCTATTAAAAAGGTTTTTACTCATTATGTGAAACCTCAATATCCTTGGATGTCCGAATTGTCTTCTAAAGTTGATCAATATGCCTTCATTAATCTAGGGGATGCCTTTAAGCGATTCTTCAAAGGAATAAGCAGTTATCCTAAATTTAAGAATAAAGGCCACCATGATAGTTTTACGCTTGACAATTCCGGAAGGCCATTCAATCTGTCAGGAACTCGCCATAAGCTGCCTTTTGTGGGCTGGGTTTCTACATTTGAGGCTCTACCCGAAAGTTGGGTTAAGAAAGTCACTATAACGCGCCAAGCAGGTGACTGGTATATGAGCTTTTTCGTAGAAATCACGCCAGAAATTACACCGAAATATCGAGAGAGAATCGGGGTTGACCTAGGAATTAACAATTTGGCGACTTGCTCCGATGGGACCCAATTCTCTAGTCCCAAGGCTTATAAAGCAGCCACCCAAAAACTAGCTCAATTACAACGTCATTTAAGTCGCAAAGTCAAAGGCTCGAAAAATTGGGCCAAATGTCTCTTAAAAGTTCAAAAGCTACATCAAAGAGTAGCAAACATTCGGCGGGACACGATTCATAAAATAACTACTTTTTTGGCTAAAAACCACAGCCAAGTAGTCATTGAAGATTTGAATGTGTCAGGTATGCTGAAAAATCATGGTTTGGCGGGTTCGATCGCTGATGCTTCATTTTATGAGTTCCGTCGTCAACTAGGTTACAAGGCAGAACGTTATGGTTCAAAGTTGATTATTGCCGATAGATTTTATCCATCCAGTCAACTGTGTTCTAATTGCGGTTATCGTCAAAAAATGCCCCTAGTCCGTCGGACTTTTGAATGTCCAAACTGTGGCTTGAAGATTGATAGAGATTTGAACGCCAGTATAAATTTAGAAAAATCGCCTGGTTCCGACGATTACACTTGTGGACGGGGTGCTGCCGACAGTCCCGGACGAAGCAAGAAATAA
- the dxs gene encoding 1-deoxy-D-xylulose-5-phosphate synthase: MHLSELTHPNQLHGLSIHELEAVAQQIREKHLETVAATGGHLGPGLGVVELTLGLYQTLDLDRDKVIWDVGHQAYPHKMITGRYNNFNTLRQKDGVAGYLKRCESRFDHFGAGHASTSISAALGMALARDMQGDNYKVVAIIGDGAMTGGMALEAINHAGHLPNTNLMVVLNDNEMSISPNVGAIPRYLNKMRLSPPVQFLKDNLREQFKQIPFVGENFTPEMERLKEGMKRLAVPKLGAIIEELGFTYIGPVDGHNLEDLIETFQQAHEIKGPVMVHVSTVKGKGYAIAEKDQVGYHAQSPFNLATGKAIPSNKPKPPSYSKVFADTLVKLAEDNSQILGITAAMATGTGLDKLQAKLPEQYIDVGIAEQHAVTLAAGLACEGMRPVVAIYSTFLQRAYDQIIHDVCIQNLPVFFCLDRAGIVGVDGPTHQGMYDIAYLRCLPNMTIMAPKDEAELQQMLVTGINHTSGPIAMRYPRGSGNGVPLMEEGWEPIAIGKGEILRQGDDLLLLGYGTMVNTAMQVAEILGEHGIDATVVNARFVKPLDTELIVPLAQKIGKVVTLEEGCIMGGFGSAVAEALLDHDVLVPVKRFGIPDQLVDHATPDQSKVDLGLTSSQIAEKIRELFLTKEPSTVNIPQ; encoded by the coding sequence ATGCATCTAAGTGAACTGACCCATCCCAATCAACTCCACGGTTTGTCTATCCATGAACTGGAAGCAGTGGCTCAACAAATCCGTGAAAAGCACCTGGAAACAGTAGCAGCTACTGGCGGTCATTTGGGACCGGGTTTGGGAGTGGTCGAGTTAACCCTAGGACTTTACCAAACCCTAGACCTAGACCGAGATAAAGTCATTTGGGATGTCGGACACCAAGCCTATCCCCACAAAATGATTACTGGACGCTATAACAATTTTAATACCCTACGCCAGAAAGATGGGGTAGCAGGCTACCTGAAACGGTGCGAGAGTCGTTTTGACCATTTTGGAGCCGGACACGCCTCGACAAGCATATCAGCCGCCCTGGGGATGGCTTTGGCTAGGGATATGCAGGGGGATAATTATAAAGTAGTGGCAATTATTGGCGATGGCGCGATGACTGGGGGGATGGCTTTGGAAGCTATTAACCATGCGGGTCATCTACCTAACACTAACTTGATGGTGGTTCTCAATGATAACGAAATGTCGATTTCCCCCAATGTCGGCGCGATTCCTCGTTATTTGAATAAAATGCGTCTGAGCCCCCCCGTGCAATTTTTGAAAGATAATCTGCGGGAACAGTTTAAACAAATTCCCTTTGTGGGTGAGAATTTTACCCCGGAGATGGAACGCCTCAAAGAAGGGATGAAACGGTTGGCTGTACCTAAATTGGGTGCTATTATTGAGGAGCTGGGCTTCACCTATATCGGACCGGTGGATGGTCACAACTTGGAAGATTTGATCGAAACCTTCCAACAAGCTCATGAAATTAAAGGCCCGGTTATGGTTCATGTCTCCACCGTCAAAGGTAAGGGTTATGCGATCGCAGAAAAAGACCAAGTAGGCTATCACGCTCAATCACCCTTTAACCTGGCTACCGGGAAGGCTATTCCCTCCAACAAACCCAAGCCTCCCAGCTATTCCAAAGTGTTTGCAGATACCTTAGTCAAGCTGGCTGAAGATAATTCCCAAATTTTGGGTATCACCGCCGCTATGGCAACAGGTACAGGGTTGGATAAACTACAAGCTAAACTCCCCGAACAGTATATCGATGTCGGTATCGCTGAACAACACGCGGTTACTCTGGCGGCGGGTTTAGCCTGTGAGGGAATGCGTCCGGTAGTGGCGATTTACTCCACCTTCCTACAACGAGCCTATGATCAGATTATCCATGATGTCTGTATCCAAAACTTGCCCGTTTTCTTCTGTTTGGACCGCGCCGGAATTGTAGGGGTAGATGGTCCCACTCACCAGGGAATGTATGATATCGCCTATCTCCGCTGTCTCCCCAATATGACCATTATGGCTCCTAAAGATGAAGCCGAATTGCAGCAAATGCTGGTGACTGGTATTAATCATACTTCAGGACCGATCGCTATGCGCTACCCCCGTGGTTCCGGTAATGGGGTTCCACTTATGGAAGAAGGCTGGGAACCTATTGCGATCGGTAAAGGTGAAATTCTCCGCCAGGGCGATGATCTCCTATTACTCGGCTATGGTACAATGGTTAACACCGCTATGCAGGTGGCTGAGATTCTCGGTGAACACGGCATTGATGCCACTGTGGTTAATGCCAGATTTGTCAAACCCCTAGACACAGAGCTGATTGTACCCTTAGCCCAAAAAATCGGTAAAGTCGTCACCCTGGAAGAAGGCTGCATAATGGGTGGATTTGGTTCCGCAGTAGCAGAAGCACTACTGGATCACGATGTCTTAGTACCTGTTAAGCGGTTCGGCATTCCTGACCAATTGGTGGATCATGCTACACCGGATCAATCCAAAGTTGATCTGGGTCTGACAAGTTCCCAAATTGCTGAAAAAATCCGGGAATTGTTCTTGACCAAAGAACCCTCAACAGTCAACATTCCCCAATAA
- a CDS encoding glycosyltransferase family 2 protein — MLSIYILTCNDEVDIAACIESASQCDDIIVVDSFSSDRTVEIAQQYPVRVLQHKFESHGRQRTWMLREVTTKYQWAYILESDERMTPELFAECQKQTQNTDGYIGYYAAERVMFMGRWIRRSTQYPRYQMRLFDKQRVWFTDYGHTEREVCEGLTSFLQETYPHYTNSKGMARWIEKHNRYSTDEAHETVKQLRSGTVNWNHLFFGKTEVERRHALKDLSLRLPFRPLIRFVYMYFILGGFLDGQPGLAWCTLQAFYEYLILLKVWEIENMPIGDPQPHPQLTMDNETSSVSGKGLG; from the coding sequence ATGTTATCAATTTATATCCTGACTTGTAATGATGAAGTTGATATAGCCGCCTGCATTGAGTCAGCCAGTCAATGTGATGATATAATTGTGGTCGATTCCTTTAGTAGCGATCGCACCGTAGAAATTGCTCAACAGTACCCCGTCCGTGTACTGCAACATAAGTTTGAAAGCCACGGTCGCCAACGGACTTGGATGCTGCGAGAAGTAACCACTAAATATCAGTGGGCGTATATTCTCGAATCTGATGAACGCATGACCCCGGAACTATTCGCCGAGTGTCAAAAACAAACCCAAAACACTGACGGCTATATCGGTTATTATGCAGCCGAAAGAGTCATGTTTATGGGTCGCTGGATTCGCCGCAGTACCCAATACCCCCGTTATCAGATGCGTCTATTTGATAAGCAGCGGGTCTGGTTTACCGATTATGGTCACACGGAGAGAGAAGTCTGTGAGGGTCTTACCAGTTTCCTCCAAGAAACCTATCCCCACTATACCAACAGTAAAGGCATGGCGCGATGGATAGAAAAGCACAACCGTTATTCTACAGATGAAGCCCACGAAACAGTCAAACAATTGCGATCGGGTACGGTAAACTGGAATCACCTATTTTTCGGCAAAACAGAGGTGGAAAGGCGACACGCCTTAAAGGATTTATCTCTGCGTCTACCATTTCGACCCCTAATCCGCTTCGTCTATATGTATTTTATCCTGGGAGGGTTCCTCGACGGTCAACCTGGACTCGCCTGGTGTACTCTACAAGCCTTTTATGAATATCTGATTCTCCTGAAAGTCTGGGAAATCGAAAATATGCCTATTGGCGACCCACAACCTCACCCACAATTGACCATGGACAATGAAACTTCCTCAGTTTCTGGGAAAGGTTTGGGGTGA
- the hpsJ-B gene encoding hormogonium polysaccharide biosynthesis protein HpsJ, which translates to MTSTANRQFSFQASSSIKLVGLILILSALVDYLVLLFPPNLTDRGWLIQTASSLVDRGVVPLVGMALVLMGYWMDSVLGNAPKSGKKISDLRLWVGILASLFGLLYLLIFPMHLNNTRLARRDALSEIGQQAAQAETQLESQLGSPQFQQEIEQRKVELRAQLTGLIQDEAQLDQVIAEGNLPPQIQQVLEESRTNPAVLDEFLEQQADSLPVQLLTQIRQRQQQLEDETKTRSLKSSLQTGMSSLLLAIGYIVLGWTSLKGLGLLNKGRRKPSSNPG; encoded by the coding sequence ATGACATCAACAGCAAACCGTCAATTTTCCTTTCAAGCCTCTTCTAGCATCAAATTAGTTGGGCTAATCCTGATTCTGTCAGCCTTGGTCGATTATTTGGTTCTATTATTTCCCCCCAATTTAACCGATAGGGGTTGGTTAATTCAAACCGCTAGTAGCTTAGTTGACCGAGGCGTAGTTCCCCTGGTAGGAATGGCTCTGGTTTTAATGGGGTATTGGATGGATAGCGTCCTCGGGAATGCTCCTAAGTCTGGTAAAAAAATCTCCGACCTAAGATTGTGGGTTGGTATCCTCGCCAGCTTATTCGGGTTACTTTACCTGCTGATTTTTCCCATGCACCTAAATAATACCCGGTTAGCCCGACGAGATGCTTTATCCGAGATTGGTCAGCAAGCCGCGCAAGCCGAAACTCAACTGGAAAGCCAGTTAGGAAGTCCCCAGTTTCAACAGGAGATTGAACAGCGAAAAGTTGAACTCCGAGCGCAGTTGACTGGCTTAATACAAGACGAGGCACAATTAGATCAGGTGATTGCGGAAGGAAACCTTCCCCCGCAAATTCAACAAGTCCTGGAAGAATCTAGAACTAATCCAGCCGTCCTTGATGAGTTCTTGGAACAGCAAGCCGACTCCCTCCCCGTTCAATTACTTACCCAAATTCGCCAACGCCAACAACAACTAGAAGATGAAACTAAAACGCGATCGCTCAAATCTAGTCTCCAAACCGGGATGAGTAGTTTGCTATTGGCGATCGGTTATATCGTCTTGGGTTGGACGAGTTTAAAAGGCTTAGGCCTCCTGAATAAAGGTCGTCGTAAACCCTCTTCTAACCCCGGATAA
- a CDS encoding adenylyltransferase/cytidyltransferase family protein: protein MIEGLYSVEQLREAIAYNPEQWRPLVFSNGCFDLIHVGHIRYLTQAKSLGRSLVVGLNSDRSVRLIKPHSAGYPPRPIIPELQRAEVLSQLKPVDAVVIFPESTATAIIEQLQPDIYVKGGDYTIDTLPEAPTVQAYNGKIVLIAVEMPTSTSGIINRILHASTQP from the coding sequence ATGATTGAGGGCCTTTATTCTGTGGAACAACTACGGGAGGCGATCGCCTATAACCCTGAACAATGGCGACCTCTAGTTTTTAGCAATGGCTGTTTTGACTTGATTCATGTTGGACATATTCGCTACCTGACCCAAGCCAAAAGTTTGGGGCGATCGCTGGTAGTGGGTCTCAATAGCGATCGCTCTGTTCGCCTGATTAAACCCCACTCGGCCGGATATCCTCCCCGTCCTATTATACCAGAATTACAGCGAGCCGAAGTTCTCAGCCAGTTAAAACCCGTAGATGCAGTGGTCATTTTTCCAGAAAGCACTGCTACGGCGATTATTGAACAGCTACAACCTGATATATATGTTAAGGGTGGTGATTACACCATTGACACCCTACCGGAGGCCCCCACGGTTCAAGCCTATAACGGTAAAATCGTCCTCATTGCCGTGGAAATGCCTACTTCTACCAGTGGCATTATTAATCGGATTTTGCACGCCTCAACCCAACCCTAA
- a CDS encoding GUN4 domain-containing protein, with protein MTDLIASSDQDLSIELNQLRSQLNSDSQTQQLKAIASLATQGELGLDVLIEFLMSQQTETPTPVSGEAYRVLYLANLPKTQEFLETHFPTGVVPLNSEVGADYFPLQQELLQQNFQAADLLTLRNLCELASDAAVKRNWLYFSEVDRFPVADLQTIDTLWRVHSQGKFGYTVQREVWLGVGKNWDKLWQKIGWRSDRTWTRYPQGFTWELSAPRGHLPLSNQLRGRRVIEALFNHPAFSN; from the coding sequence ATGACTGATTTGATCGCCTCCTCCGACCAAGACCTATCAATAGAGTTAAACCAACTGCGCTCACAACTAAACAGCGACAGCCAGACCCAGCAGTTAAAGGCGATCGCCTCATTAGCGACCCAGGGGGAACTTGGTTTAGATGTACTGATAGAATTTTTAATGTCCCAGCAGACCGAAACTCCCACCCCTGTCAGTGGTGAAGCCTATAGAGTCCTGTATCTAGCCAACCTCCCGAAAACCCAAGAGTTTTTGGAAACCCATTTTCCGACGGGAGTAGTTCCCCTAAACTCAGAGGTAGGGGCTGATTATTTTCCCCTCCAACAGGAATTGCTACAGCAAAACTTCCAAGCCGCCGACCTGCTGACCCTGAGAAACCTGTGTGAGTTAGCCAGCGACGCAGCAGTTAAACGAAACTGGCTATATTTTTCGGAAGTCGATCGCTTTCCCGTCGCCGACTTACAAACCATTGACACCCTGTGGCGAGTCCATTCCCAAGGCAAATTTGGCTATACCGTCCAGCGGGAAGTTTGGTTAGGTGTCGGCAAAAATTGGGATAAATTGTGGCAGAAAATTGGCTGGAGAAGCGATCGCACTTGGACCCGCTATCCCCAAGGCTTCACTTGGGAACTAAGCGCCCCCAGGGGACACCTACCCCTTTCCAATCAATTACGCGGTAGAAGAGTCATTGAGGCTCTGTTCAATCATCCCGCCTTCAGTAACTAG
- the pilM gene encoding type IV pilus assembly protein PilM, giving the protein MVGFLKGIFSSRKPGMGIELAAERINIVEIRKKGDKFKLLTLATAEVPENVVQDGQIVDTPTMSELIESTLADNNIKTKNIATAIPGREAVTRLIPVPAELNEEELKEYMNAEAGLYLPFPREEADVDYQKLGTFVDEDGIEKVQVLLVATRKEVTNTYIETFEQAGLQIEVLEISNFALIRTMKSQLEHFSSNEAAILADIEFDSTELVIVVNGVPQFTRTIPIGLYQVQSGLNNAMNLPPSRDFQELQAMTLPVTDTMGALSEPNPGVNAIIKVLAELADELRRSIDFYINQNDGLEIAQLLLAGPGAAIGQLDEFFMQRLAMPATQVDPIEALNLLTDDQEIPPEQRASLGVVLGLGLRVT; this is encoded by the coding sequence ATGGTTGGTTTCCTCAAAGGTATTTTTTCCAGTCGTAAGCCGGGAATGGGTATTGAACTAGCCGCCGAGCGAATTAATATTGTCGAAATTCGCAAAAAAGGCGATAAGTTCAAGTTGTTAACCTTAGCCACTGCCGAGGTTCCCGAAAATGTGGTGCAGGATGGTCAAATAGTTGATACTCCTACCATGTCGGAGTTAATCGAATCGACATTGGCGGACAATAATATCAAAACCAAAAACATCGCCACCGCTATTCCCGGAAGGGAAGCAGTCACTCGTTTAATCCCGGTTCCGGCGGAGTTAAATGAGGAGGAACTTAAAGAATATATGAACGCCGAAGCGGGTTTATATCTGCCTTTTCCCAGGGAAGAAGCCGACGTAGACTATCAGAAACTGGGAACATTTGTTGATGAAGATGGCATCGAAAAAGTACAGGTTTTGTTAGTCGCTACCCGCAAAGAAGTTACCAACACTTACATAGAAACCTTTGAACAAGCTGGCTTACAAATAGAGGTTTTAGAAATCAGTAACTTTGCCCTAATTCGGACTATGAAAAGTCAGTTAGAACACTTTTCTTCTAACGAGGCGGCGATTTTAGCTGACATCGAATTTGATAGCACCGAATTGGTGATTGTGGTCAATGGCGTTCCCCAATTTACCCGGACTATTCCCATTGGTTTGTATCAGGTACAATCGGGACTTAATAATGCCATGAACCTACCACCCTCACGGGATTTTCAGGAATTGCAGGCGATGACCCTTCCCGTAACTGATACAATGGGAGCATTGAGCGAACCCAATCCGGGAGTTAATGCCATAATTAAGGTATTAGCAGAGTTAGCCGATGAACTCCGACGCTCTATTGATTTCTACATCAACCAAAATGATGGTTTGGAAATCGCCCAGTTACTTCTGGCTGGTCCTGGGGCGGCGATCGGACAACTGGATGAGTTCTTTATGCAACGCCTAGCCATGCCAGCCACCCAGGTAGACCCCATAGAAGCCCTGAACCTGTTAACAGATGATCAGGAAATTCCCCCGGAGCAGCGTGCTAGTTTAGGAGTGGTATTAGGTTTAGGATTGCGCGTTACCTAG
- a CDS encoding PilN domain-containing protein, with protein sequence MYSLDINFLNDRPEYKTRVIKPPKGAAGKPVDQTPILIGLGVAVGLNALMGGGWFVLTRQNASLSREVDALEVQLGEKNVQVQALDRIYAEAKQTNEEADALALVFNEIKPWSALSQEMAKIMQIAGVRITNLRQTEPTNEATTASEEEGQTPARQTAQVTIEGNVGSFGQLNDFMLLVNQSPFFNGSTTRLVSARLQDNPTRLVVADGSSVPGGLPDLQPIVQFSIETRLSSATASELLPLLKANDALGLVNRIETLTEQGVIRP encoded by the coding sequence ATGTACAGCCTTGATATTAATTTTCTTAACGATCGCCCAGAGTATAAAACCCGAGTTATCAAGCCCCCCAAAGGCGCTGCGGGGAAACCCGTTGACCAAACACCCATTTTAATCGGACTGGGGGTAGCTGTGGGACTCAATGCTTTAATGGGAGGCGGTTGGTTTGTGTTAACTAGGCAAAATGCCAGCCTTTCCAGAGAAGTCGATGCTTTAGAGGTGCAACTGGGCGAAAAAAATGTCCAAGTCCAAGCCCTCGATCGCATTTATGCAGAAGCGAAACAGACCAATGAGGAAGCCGATGCTTTGGCTTTGGTATTCAATGAGATTAAGCCCTGGTCAGCTTTAAGTCAAGAAATGGCTAAGATCATGCAAATTGCTGGGGTGAGAATTACCAACCTCCGACAAACCGAACCCACCAACGAAGCAACTACCGCCTCTGAGGAAGAGGGACAGACCCCTGCTAGACAAACCGCACAAGTTACCATTGAAGGAAATGTTGGTTCTTTTGGGCAGCTTAATGATTTCATGTTGTTGGTCAACCAGTCGCCTTTCTTTAATGGCAGCACAACCCGGCTAGTTTCTGCTAGATTGCAAGATAACCCCACCCGTTTAGTGGTGGCTGACGGTTCCTCAGTGCCTGGGGGTCTGCCAGATTTACAGCCCATCGTGCAGTTTAGCATAGAAACCCGTCTGAGTTCTGCCACGGCTTCGGAACTGTTACCCCTATTAAAAGCTAATGACGCACTGGGTTTGGTTAATCGAATTGAAACCCTCACAGAACAAGGTGTAATTCGACCCTAG